One part of the Desulfobacterales bacterium genome encodes these proteins:
- a CDS encoding DUF2760 domain-containing protein: MDLMKKLIKKYSRRSFVRIFFYSTFLLCLMCAGIYLGNDFLLSKITSIAEAKPDDPQIVELFNLATIINDNLLIYVIPIFCGVFYLFILIMWMSLRFAVSKLIKADLSSISQKNLDNAGDESLSQKDRKEQAKRIYLHLFSVLQREGRFMDFLSEDLTLYEDEQIGSAVRNIHENCKKIIDKYLSPKEVINQEEGEEINIMPDFDANSIKLIGNVVGSPPFKGILRHKGWKATKLEPPTLSPSQDSKIIAPAEVEIP; this comes from the coding sequence ATGGATCTAATGAAAAAACTAATTAAGAAATATTCAAGGCGTTCGTTTGTCAGGATTTTTTTTTATAGCACTTTCTTATTATGTTTAATGTGTGCTGGAATTTACTTAGGCAACGATTTTTTACTTTCCAAAATAACAAGCATTGCTGAAGCAAAACCTGATGACCCTCAAATAGTAGAATTATTTAATCTTGCAACTATCATTAATGATAATCTATTAATTTATGTTATTCCTATATTCTGTGGTGTATTTTATCTATTTATTTTAATAATGTGGATGTCTCTTCGTTTTGCAGTATCTAAGCTCATTAAGGCTGATTTATCTTCAATATCCCAGAAAAATTTAGACAATGCTGGAGATGAAAGCCTTTCCCAGAAAGACAGAAAAGAGCAAGCAAAAAGAATTTATCTCCATCTTTTTTCTGTACTTCAAAGAGAAGGAAGATTTATGGATTTTTTATCTGAAGATTTAACTCTTTATGAAGATGAGCAAATAGGCTCCGCTGTGAGAAATATCCATGAAAATTGTAAAAAAATTATTGACAAATATCTTTCACCAAAAGAAGTTATCAATCAAGAAGAAGGGGAGGAAATTAATATCATGCCAGACTTTGATGCAAATTCGATAAAATTAATCGGAAATGTTGTAGGCTCTCCGCCTTTTAAAGGAATTTTACGTCATAAAGGATGGAAGGCAACAAAACTTGAGCCGCCAACCCTTTCTCCTTCTCAAGATTCAAAAATAATAGCACCGGCTGAAGTAGAAATTCCTTAA
- a CDS encoding EAL domain-containing protein — translation MESNIITENDKQKILDLFFKNSIIGFCITDNEGIFVEVNKAYCDIYGYKKNELIGKSFLIVVPEDKKAEVSKIYKESMIDGKEIPSEWKAVKKDKSLINIQVTANIFTNNDGKKFKITTVSDITERKKFEMELKKLSMAIEESINIVFITDLKGIIEYVNPMFEKITGYSSQEAIGQVPSILASGETTRAQYSEFWKTIKSGKTWRGDFKNKKKNGEFYWAKGLVSPIKNELNQISHFLAIQEDVSAKMIAEQKAEYLTNYDGLTGLLNRDKFIEKLEKQIATIDKGCFVISDLDGFKDINDIYGHNFANDFFKRLIGIMKQKLAENLEYDKYLIGRLGEDDIGILFQTNSDETFKIIEDIRKNIESFRFTDKSIQATVSSGIVQFPEYGKDIQVIISNANMALHRSKIFGKNKTSIFTDKDKELQKIHTRLHQKDKILKALDEDRFEIYFQPLLDLKTNEIHHYEVLARMRGEDGRIILPGYFIPAAEAFGLISYIDKVITKKAIKYQSDLMKQGQFYTFAMNLSGKELGDDDMLNYLKEEIKSVGADPKGLVFEITETAAIHDIDRAIKFINSLQSMGCSFSLDDFGVGFTSFTYLRDMNVDFIKIDGAFVKRIKENKTDKAIVKSINTIAKEMKIKTIAEFVEDEATLKILKELEVDFGQGFLIGKPAPTLISDRLFR, via the coding sequence ATGGAAAGCAATATTATAACCGAAAATGATAAGCAAAAAATACTCGATCTATTTTTTAAAAACTCTATTATAGGATTCTGTATCACTGATAATGAAGGAATCTTTGTTGAAGTAAACAAAGCTTATTGTGACATTTATGGCTATAAAAAAAATGAATTAATTGGCAAAAGCTTTTTGATTGTTGTTCCTGAGGACAAAAAAGCTGAAGTATCTAAAATATACAAAGAATCTATGATTGACGGAAAAGAGATTCCATCCGAATGGAAGGCTGTAAAAAAGGACAAATCATTAATAAATATACAAGTGACAGCAAATATATTTACAAACAATGATGGGAAAAAATTTAAAATCACAACTGTTTCAGATATTACAGAAAGAAAAAAATTTGAAATGGAACTTAAAAAGCTTTCAATGGCAATTGAAGAAAGCATCAATATTGTGTTTATTACCGATTTAAAAGGAATAATTGAGTATGTAAATCCAATGTTTGAAAAAATAACCGGTTATTCCAGCCAAGAAGCAATAGGACAGGTTCCAAGCATATTAGCATCAGGAGAAACTACAAGAGCGCAATATTCGGAGTTTTGGAAAACTATCAAGTCTGGAAAAACTTGGAGAGGCGATTTTAAAAATAAAAAGAAAAACGGAGAATTCTATTGGGCAAAAGGTTTAGTTTCTCCTATAAAAAATGAGCTTAATCAAATTAGTCATTTTCTCGCAATACAGGAAGATGTATCAGCAAAAATGATTGCCGAACAAAAAGCTGAATATCTTACAAACTATGACGGTCTTACAGGATTATTGAATAGGGATAAATTTATTGAAAAATTGGAAAAACAAATAGCAACTATAGATAAAGGCTGTTTTGTAATATCTGATTTAGACGGGTTTAAAGATATTAATGATATATATGGGCATAATTTTGCTAATGATTTTTTTAAAAGGCTTATTGGCATTATGAAGCAAAAATTAGCCGAAAACTTGGAATATGATAAATACCTTATAGGCAGGCTTGGAGAAGATGATATAGGAATATTGTTCCAAACTAATTCCGATGAAACATTTAAAATTATCGAGGATATTAGAAAAAATATTGAAAGCTTCAGATTTACAGATAAATCAATTCAAGCGACCGTATCATCAGGTATAGTTCAATTTCCAGAATACGGAAAAGATATTCAAGTTATTATAAGCAATGCTAATATGGCATTACACAGGTCAAAAATATTCGGTAAAAACAAAACGTCAATATTTACGGACAAAGACAAAGAACTTCAAAAAATCCATACAAGACTTCATCAAAAAGATAAAATTCTTAAAGCCCTTGATGAAGACCGATTTGAAATTTATTTTCAGCCTTTGCTTGATTTAAAAACAAACGAAATTCACCATTATGAAGTTCTCGCCAGAATGCGAGGAGAAGACGGAAGAATTATCCTTCCAGGATATTTTATACCTGCTGCCGAAGCTTTTGGATTAATCAGCTATATTGATAAGGTAATTACAAAAAAAGCTATTAAATATCAATCAGATTTAATGAAACAAGGCCAATTTTACACTTTTGCCATGAATCTTTCAGGCAAAGAACTTGGCGATGATGACATGCTTAATTATCTGAAAGAAGAAATCAAAAGCGTAGGTGCTGACCCAAAAGGTCTTGTATTTGAAATAACTGAAACCGCTGCAATACACGATATAGACAGAGCTATAAAATTTATAAATTCTTTACAGTCAATGGGCTGTAGCTTTTCTTTAGATGATTTTGGAGTAGGGTTTACATCATTCACTTATTTAAGGGATATGAATGTTGATTTTATAAAAATCGACGGCGCTTTTGTTAAAAGAATAAAGGAAAACAAAACGGATAAAGCTATAGTAAAATCAATCAACACTATCGCTAAAGAAATGAAAATTAAAACCATAGCTGAATTTGTAGAAGATGAAGCCACATTAAAAATTTTAAAAGAACTTGAAGTAGATTTTGGGCAAGGCTTTCTTATAGGGAAACCCGCTCCAACATTAATAAGTGACAGGCTATTCAGATAA
- a CDS encoding response regulator codes for MPTANKGTILIVNDHEENLKNLSSILTKNGYIVHPVISAQLALKAVSQCQPDLILLDILMPDMGGYEVCECLKANEESRDIPVIFISVVEDISAKVKAFQMGCVDYMTKPFREEEILVRIELHLKLRQMELSLKAANAQLQQKITEQKRITEQLIQSKKMAAIGTLAGGIAHEFNNIIGIITGNISYALSQINENEELFEVLSDVQDGANQAKKLTQRLITFAEGDTPIKTTKFDFKKSGKILVMDDQEAILKLTGRLLNYMGYEAAFAKDGEQVIKIYQEALKSGNPFDVVILDLTIPEKMGGIETIKELLKIDPKVKALVSSGYSIDPVMANFQDYGFCGALPKPYTKKQLSETLNQILK; via the coding sequence ATGCCTACTGCAAATAAAGGAACTATTTTAATTGTAAATGACCATGAAGAAAATTTAAAGAATCTAAGTTCCATTTTAACTAAAAATGGATATATAGTTCATCCAGTAATTAGCGCTCAATTGGCTCTTAAAGCAGTTTCCCAATGCCAACCTGACCTAATTTTACTCGACATTCTTATGCCTGATATGGGAGGGTATGAAGTATGTGAATGCCTAAAAGCCAATGAAGAAAGTCGTGATATTCCAGTTATTTTTATTAGTGTTGTAGAAGATATATCAGCTAAAGTAAAGGCTTTTCAGATGGGATGTGTGGACTATATGACTAAGCCATTTCGTGAGGAAGAAATATTAGTACGTATAGAGCTACATTTAAAATTAAGACAAATGGAATTATCTCTCAAGGCGGCAAACGCTCAACTTCAACAAAAAATTACTGAACAGAAACGAATAACTGAACAACTTATCCAATCTAAAAAAATGGCGGCTATTGGAACGTTAGCCGGAGGGATTGCTCACGAATTCAATAATATTATTGGAATTATTACAGGAAATATTTCTTATGCTCTATCTCAAATAAATGAGAATGAAGAGCTTTTCGAAGTGCTATCAGATGTTCAAGACGGAGCAAATCAAGCAAAAAAACTAACGCAGCGGCTTATTACTTTTGCTGAAGGAGATACTCCAATTAAAACGACAAAGTTTGATTTCAAAAAATCTGGAAAAATCCTTGTCATGGATGATCAAGAAGCCATATTGAAATTAACCGGAAGACTTTTAAACTATATGGGATATGAAGCTGCTTTTGCAAAGGATGGAGAGCAGGTTATTAAAATATATCAAGAAGCATTAAAATCCGGAAATCCATTTGACGTAGTGATTCTTGATTTAACAATTCCAGAGAAAATGGGTGGTATAGAAACCATAAAAGAATTATTGAAGATCGATCCAAAAGTTAAAGCTCTTGTTTCAAGTGGATATTCAATCGATCCTGTAATGGCTAATTTTCAAGATTATGGTTTCTGTGGAGCTCTTCCTAAGCCGTATACAAAGAAACAATTATCTGAGACTTTAAATCAAATATTAAAATGA
- a CDS encoding LD-carboxypeptidase codes for MKPLFPKRLCKGETIGIAAPAGAFNIEKFNQGIEILKNQGFNVVTPEGIFNQKSYFAGSDTERAKILNRLFADKSIKAIIAARGGFGSMKILNLINFNSIRKNKKIFIGFSDISAILGHIWKQSRLVCFHGPVVTNLNSIDALSIQSLIYAISSDNTIEIKTSLNHVIKKGTSEGIILGGNLSTICHLVGTPFQINFRNSIMFIEDINEPPYKIDRMLTQMNLAGCFNGIKGIMLGSFENCGDLNEIYKILDEQFMKKKIPILGGFDIGHSTRNLTIPLGIKAIIDTNNNSLIYKKCATEK; via the coding sequence ATGAAACCTTTATTTCCTAAACGACTATGTAAAGGCGAAACAATAGGAATTGCAGCACCGGCTGGAGCCTTTAATATTGAAAAATTTAATCAAGGCATTGAAATATTAAAAAATCAAGGATTCAATGTTGTTACACCTGAAGGTATCTTTAATCAAAAATCATATTTTGCTGGTAGTGATACTGAAAGAGCTAAAATATTAAATAGACTTTTTGCCGACAAAAGTATAAAAGCCATTATTGCGGCAAGAGGTGGTTTTGGCTCAATGAAAATCCTTAATCTTATTAATTTTAATTCAATAAGAAAAAATAAAAAAATCTTTATTGGCTTTAGCGATATATCGGCTATATTAGGACATATCTGGAAACAAAGCAGACTCGTTTGTTTTCATGGACCTGTTGTTACAAACCTCAATTCCATAGATGCGTTATCAATACAATCCTTAATTTATGCAATCTCTTCTGATAATACCATTGAAATAAAAACATCTTTAAATCATGTTATAAAAAAAGGAACTTCCGAAGGAATAATACTTGGAGGTAATTTATCTACTATTTGCCATCTTGTTGGAACACCATTTCAAATTAATTTTAGAAATAGCATAATGTTTATTGAAGATATAAATGAGCCTCCTTATAAAATTGATAGAATGCTTACTCAAATGAATCTTGCAGGATGTTTCAATGGAATAAAAGGCATTATGCTTGGATCTTTTGAAAACTGTGGAGATTTAAACGAAATTTATAAAATACTTGATGAACAGTTTATGAAAAAAAAGATTCCAATACTCGGAGGGTTTGATATCGGACATTCTACACGAAATCTTACTATACCGCTTGGCATCAAAGCTATAATTGATACAAACAACAATTCACTAATTTATAAAAAATGTGCTACTGAAAAATAA
- a CDS encoding competence/damage-inducible protein A — protein sequence MKFEILATGNELTTGKIIDSNSAYIATKLQECGCEVSRLNCVGDDKDSIVSILKEISQRADISIVTGGLGPTTDDLTSDAAAIASEKNLLFHENVCEHIKDLFKKFGRTMPEANKKQAFFPEKSEILDNPVGTAPGFYLVISKCHFFFMPGVPSEMYKMFDEQVMPRIYKILGIQKDFTLSKNFSLFGMPESLISSKLEDFSKIFKSINVGMRAKFPDIEVTLYGKGSEKVQINNELDLASNELMNRLGNYVYSTNKESIEKIIGNLLLNTNATLSLAESCTGGLISHMITSVSGSSDYFLFSGVTYSNEAKVSVLGVSQNTLETHGAVSQETVTEMVRGVQNLTGSTYSIATSGIAGPTGGTETKPVGTLCVGLAYPNGLESFHLYLPIGDRIQKKEIFAFAALDILRRKILNMPYLKALMVAHTKVV from the coding sequence ATGAAATTTGAAATCCTTGCAACAGGAAATGAACTTACAACAGGAAAAATCATTGACAGTAATTCCGCATATATTGCTACTAAACTTCAAGAATGCGGTTGTGAAGTAAGCAGGTTAAATTGTGTCGGAGATGATAAGGACTCAATAGTGTCCATTTTAAAAGAAATAAGCCAAAGAGCAGATATATCAATAGTAACAGGAGGATTAGGGCCAACTACGGATGATCTCACTTCTGATGCTGCAGCTATTGCATCAGAAAAAAATCTGCTTTTTCATGAAAATGTTTGCGAGCATATTAAAGATTTATTTAAAAAATTTGGTAGAACTATGCCTGAAGCCAATAAAAAACAGGCTTTCTTCCCTGAGAAATCTGAAATACTTGACAATCCTGTCGGAACTGCGCCCGGATTTTATCTGGTTATTAGCAAATGCCACTTCTTTTTTATGCCCGGAGTTCCAAGTGAAATGTATAAAATGTTTGATGAACAAGTCATGCCCCGCATATATAAAATTCTTGGAATACAAAAAGATTTTACTTTGTCAAAAAATTTTTCCTTGTTCGGAATGCCGGAGTCGTTAATCAGCTCTAAACTTGAAGATTTTTCTAAAATATTTAAATCTATAAATGTTGGAATGAGGGCAAAATTTCCTGATATTGAAGTAACACTTTATGGGAAAGGCTCAGAAAAAGTTCAAATTAATAACGAATTGGATTTAGCGTCCAATGAGCTTATGAATAGGCTTGGAAATTATGTTTATTCCACAAATAAAGAATCCATAGAAAAAATCATTGGGAATTTACTTTTAAACACAAATGCAACATTATCTTTAGCTGAAAGCTGTACAGGTGGTCTTATCAGTCATATGATTACTTCCGTTTCTGGAAGTTCAGATTATTTCCTTTTTTCAGGAGTTACATATTCAAATGAAGCAAAGGTATCAGTGTTGGGGGTTTCACAAAATACTTTGGAAACACATGGAGCTGTAAGCCAAGAAACCGTAACAGAAATGGTCAGAGGCGTTCAAAATTTAACAGGCTCAACATATTCCATTGCAACAAGCGGCATAGCTGGACCTACTGGCGGAACTGAAACAAAACCTGTAGGAACTCTATGCGTAGGATTAGCTTATCCTAATGGATTAGAAAGTTTTCATCTATACTTGCCAATTGGTGATAGAATACAAAAAAAAGAAATTTTTGCTTTTGCCGCTCTTGATATTTTAAGAAGAAAAATTCTAAATATGCCTTATCTAAAAGCTTTGATGGTTGCTCACACAAAAGTTGTTTAA